One Osmerus eperlanus chromosome 16, fOsmEpe2.1, whole genome shotgun sequence DNA segment encodes these proteins:
- the pbx1a gene encoding pre-B-cell leukemia homeobox 1a isoform X2 — MDEQPRLMHSHGLGMAGHPGLAQHMQDGTGGTDGEGRKQDIGDILQQIMTITDQSLDEAQARKHALNCHRMKPALFNVLCEIKEKTVLSIRGAQEEEPPDAQLMRLDNMLLAEGVSGPEKGGGSAAAAAAAAAAGGVGPDNSAEHSDYRAKLTQIRQIYHTELEKYEQACNEFTTHVMNLLREQSRTRPISPKEIERMVGIIHRKFSSIQMQLKQSTCEAVMILRSRFLDARRKRRNFNKQATEILNEYFYSHLSNPYPSEEAKEELAKKCSITVSQVSNWFGNKRIRYKKNIGKFQEEANMYAAKTAVSATSVSAQGSQANSPSTPNSAGGYSSPCYQPDRRIQ, encoded by the exons ATGGACGAGCAACCTAGGTTGATGCACTCCCACGGACTGGGGATGGCCGGACACCCTGGCCTGGCGCAGCATATGCAGGATGGCACTGGAGGGACAgacggagagggaaggaagcagGACATCGGAGACATATTACAGCAAATAATGACCATTACAGACCAAAGCCTGGACGAAGCGCAGGCCAG GAAACATGCACTGAATTGTCACAGGATGAAACCGGCACTCTTCAATGTCTTGTGTGAAATTAAAGAGAAAACAG TGCTCAGTATCCGTGGCGCCCAAGAGGAGGAGCCGCCAGACGCCCAGCTCATGCGATTGGACAACATGCTCCTGGCAGAGGGTGTGTCGGGACCAGAGAAAGGGGGTGGCTCTGCGGCGGccgcagcagctgcagcagcagcaggaggcgTGGGGCCGGACAACTCAGCCGAACACTCAGATTACCGGGCCAAACTGACCCAGATTAGGCAGATATACCACACAGAGCTGGAGAAGTACGAACAG gcCTGTAACGAGTTCACTACCCATGTGATGAACCTGCTGAGGGAGCAGTCTCGGACACGTCCCATCTCGCCCAAGGAGATCGAGCGCATGGTGGGCATCATCCACCGCAAATTCTCCTCCATCCAGATGCAGCTGAAGCAGAGCACCTGCGAGGCCGTCATGATCCTGCGCTCCAGATTCCTTGACGCCAG ACGGAAGAGGAGGAACTTCAATAAGCAGGCAACGGAGATCCTGAATGAGTACTTCTACTCTCACCTCAGTAACCCCTACCCCAGTGAGGAGGCCAAGGAGGAGCTGGCCAAGAAGTGCAGCATCACAGTCTCCCAG GTATCCAACTGGTTTGGTAACAAGAGAATCCGATACAAGAAGAACATTGGTAAATTTCAGGAGGAGGCCAACATGTACGCAGCAAAGACGGCTGTGAGTGCAACGAGCGTGTCTGCTCAAGGCAGCCAGGCCAACTCACCCTCGACCCCCAACTCAGCAG